CAGCCCAAATAACAGCCCAGCCCATTACGTGAAGTGACTTCCTGTCTCTCTCATGTCTCGATTCTCAATGCAGCCCCAGCCCAAGTCCCCACTCGATCCCCAATTTCCCATCAATTGGTCGCCTACCTAACCCTGGCTGCCTCCCTGTGCACCGCCTCCTGCTCTCCACCGTGGCTACCAACGGCAGCCCCTTTCCGGCGACAGACGACGGCCACTTCCCGGCGACCTACAGCACATCTCGTTCCTCTTTAAGGCTCTACCTTGCCCCTCCTTTTTCCTCTACCATgctctgcagtatgttctgcttgCGACCAGTAATCTTGGCAGGGCAATGCAAGGGCTCAAGGACGGTTCAACCTGTGCATGACAATGGGGCTTCCTATGAGCAGCGCTGACAATTTTTGAAGTAATTATATTGTGATGGCTGCGTTACCTACAAATCGGTGCTATTCCACGAAAGTTGCATTTCCTGACTGAGGACCGAACCAAAGTTGTGGGGGACCAAAGTGTCGGCTATTGTTTTTCAACGAAATCGACCAGTCAGCGAATTCTAGAAACAGACATTCTTTTAATCCCGAGGAACCGAACCAATCGGTTCGGGGGAACCGAATGCCCAGGCCTAGGTAGGGGTAACAAACCAGCCAGGGACAAAAGCTAGCAACACAAGTAGAGGTGATGTATAATACAACATAATTGCTATTTATATTTGCATCACAGGCCTATATTCAGGGAGTAACAAAAATCAAAAACAGCAAGCCCCAAATGCAGTTTCGGGTGCTGGATGAATAATTTAGTCAAGTTGGAATGGCCACTGAAGGTAATACCACTGCAAGTTTGTATCACCGAGTACAATGGTTAAAATGCTAGTTCTGGAAAGAAATACAAGTTTCTATGTTGGTCGGTAGTTTTGTCAGATGTTAGCTGGAGTTACACCATCAGAAAGAAACAAAGTAGAAAGGTGGTACAACACCATGAGTGACAAAGAGGGCCATGTGGCGCATCCCTATATCTGATACATTCAGAAGACACTAGTACTTGGCATTTTAGGATCGGAGACGAAAACAAGAACAAGAATCTGCAAGAAgtgaagaaaaagaaaagctACGTTTCTAGATGTGATTAACTTTACCTCAGTATTTCCTGCAGGACCAGTTGAAAAGGCATCTTGTGACAGTATCACAGATAAACGACTTGCAATAGTGGGAAAGACATCCTCCAGTATTCCACTTGCTGAAGAATTAAACTTGCATATTATCTGGTTTATCAGCACAAGGAATTCCACCATATCTTTTGCCTGTATGAAAACAAATAATGATGTGAGCAGCCCAGTGGAGCAAAATATATTTATCTGCGTTTTTTTTAATAAAAGAGTGCACTGATGACAGAATATTTCTTGAAATAATAATATGAAGTTCAACAGATATGAGAAATACGTGCAAGTATACCCAAGAGATGAGAGTAACTGAGAATAGAACTGTGCGATGTCATCATCCTAATCATGTTGGGTTCTACGTTGCTGTTTGGCATTTGGAACATCAATAAACAACTTTATGTTTTTCATTACATTTTATATACCACTAGGATCATTCCCCTACGCCTTTCCTCACATAAATACTTCTGAAGGCTGAACTGTTACTGAGAAAAGAAATCTAAGTGCTACAGGTACCAGACATCAGCAAAGAAAGCAAAACAAAAAAACCAGGAAGAGTTCATTTTAAATTAATCTACGGAGTAATTAAAATGAAATACCTCGTTATCAACCAGCAATTGTCTTAGTGCGACTGGAATACATGGAAGCACCGAGATTCCTAATATCTCAATCATGCGGTGCAGAAAGGATATGACCTGCATTTGCACAAGTTCAAAGTGGTTAATCATCCAAAGAGAACTAAGGAAGATCTTAAACAAACAGGTTCAGATTTACCTTTGATCGTAGGGGCTTCACGTTAGGAAATGAAACAAGGATTTGTAAAACAACATCAAGGGTCTGAAAACAAAATGGTAAGCAAAATATCAAGGGTTTGACTGATCAAGGATTTAGCAAATGTCTTCTCTATTTACCATTTGCATATGCTACTTAGCGACATGCAAACATCACCAAACAAGTGCTTAAGTGAAAAATATGCAAGTACAGAATGACAGAGTTTACCTTTTTGAACATGACCCCGATTGTTGGCCTACTTACCATCACGAGACGTTCATTAAAGCCCTGGAACAGACAACAACAGAATCCAGTAAGGATGTGGTACAAATGACTTGCCATGTACAGAACTAAGAATTTGCACACTGAGTAAATCAGGACTATATCAGAAAATAAAACATGAAAGAAATTACCATACATGGACCAACAAATTATCCCCCATAATAATACATAATATGCCATTTCTCATTTCTTATTAGGTGTACAAAGCATACCTTGGTGAGCATATTCAATGCAACAACAATCTGTTGAAGACTCATCGCTCTTGGTGACGATTCTTCAAGTCCTTGTGTTTTGGCACCCACTACAAGCGACTCAATCTGGAATTGATTTTAGTTACAACAGTGAGTTTTTCCTTTCCTAGAGAATTAAACTATCATATTGCGTAGAAGGGAAACAGTCACCTGATGACAGAGAGGATTCAGCAAAGCTGTCAAGCACTGAACCTGCTTCTCTGGTGACAGCTCTTCAATACCGATCAACAACCCAACAGCCTGAAATAGGAAAACATGGCATTGGTCCAAGTTCAGTATTCCCAGCTACAGAACAACATGAACAGCTGAGTGCAAACTAAGTTGGGTTATAGAGACAAACGGACAATGCACCTCGAAAATTTGGCTGCCATCCTCTGAGCTGGAGAACTTTGCCTCTTTATTTGCCCAGTCCATAGCAGTGAATTGTCCTAGGACATCTTCCAAGGTCTATTATTAACTCACAAAACATAAACAGACTCAGATCTAGAATAATAAACCAGACTAGATGCTGGGAAGATCTATAAAAAAGGATAAGGAAAGACCTGCAAGATGGTATCCAAGTAAGGCACTAGCTTTGCCTTCAACAACTTAACAGCTTTCATGAACAAGTATCCTGCTCGGCGGCTCACAATGGAATTCTGATGGTGTATACCACGCTCATCCAAGAAAGCGGCAAGAAGGTGTGGAACGTACTGTACATTCTCTTGCATGAACTTGATGTAACGGGTAACTGTCTCGAGATACACCGACGCAACTAGACGGTGTGTGTGGCACGGGAACCTCGCAGAAAGGAGCATGGGCACAAGCTCCCCGAGCAGCCCAGTCCCAGTACGGATCTCTTCCTCCCCCACTATTTCCCCAAGACGGTAGAACAGGGTAAGAGTGACCTCGATATCCTCGACGGTAGCTTCTGCAGATGAGAGCGCTGTCACAAGCAACCCCTTTATGAACTGCTGCGTGGCCGCTGGCGCCACTTTACAAATGTTCCTGAACAATGCCACTAGATCCTTGCGCTGCTCCGCCatcaagtcctcctcctccttcccaATCTTGTCAAGCACATCAAGATGACCCCTATACACTGGATCATATAACATTTGCTGCCGCACCACCTCTAAGATCCGTCCCAGGTGCCCCAGCTGCTTCTCCGATGGAGCCTTCATGGTACTCACATACCCAGCTAAGAAATCGAGCACGGAACCCGAATCAACATCGTCGTCATAGGCGCTCTCCGCCGCTGAAAAAACAGCCGGTAGCACCTGTTCGAGCATCTCCAATGCGGCGGCTCCATCGGCATCGCCAGGGCCAAGCTTGCGATAACATTCGAGAGCCTCGGCAGCGTAGGTCGTCACCAGAGTCGCCATCTTTAGCCCGCTGTCTGGGCTACCGAGCCCCTGCTGTGCAGACAAGAGTGACCTCAGCAAGGCCACCTTTGCCCTTGCATCCATCCTCTTCGCAGCCACAGCAGAAAGACATCCCGCGGCGGCGGCAGCAAGTGGAGCAGCAGTTCCAGGGGACAGCGCAATGTCAAACAGAAGAGGAACGAACACATCGTTGGCGACCAGCGCGACATCGATCCAGGAGATGCACCTGCGCGCCGCATCAAGGGCTACGGCGGCGGTGGGAGGGTCTAGAGCACGGAGAGAGCCGGCGGCGTCGTGCCAGTGGCGGGCGATCTGGGGCACGCACTGCGCCCGCATGGCGTCCTTGACCCTGCCGGCGTCGGCGGTCTCGTCGGCGCTGCGGGGGTAGTCCTGGGAGAGCAGGTCGTCGTCGATGGAGATGAGGACGCGGGCGAACATGTCGGTAGGGCCCGAGTGCGGCGGGGACGGCGGGAGGAGGTCGAGGAAGTAGGAGGGGTAGACATGCGGGTAGTCTAGGCGGACGAGGAGGGAGATGAGCTGCGCGAGCTTGTTGCGGAGGAAGGTCGGGGAGGCGGCGTTGGAGGAGGAggcgagggagaggagggaggagcGGAGCAGGGCGAGGTCGTCGGGGAGGGCGATGCGGCGGCGCAGGAGCGCGTCGTGGAGGGACTGGAGGCACCAGAAGTGGACGTGCGCGTGGGGGGAGGAGGCGAGGCCGGAGAGGCAGAGGCGGAGGAGCGAGGAGGGCGGGGACTCGTCCCGGGCGCGGGCGCAGAAGGCGAGCGCCTCCTCGCGGATGGCCGGGGAggccccggcggcggcgggggagtcGGAGGCGAGGAGGATGGCCTTCTCGAGGTCGTCCATGGAGGAATCTGAGTGGAGGGGGCGGAGACGGGGAAAGAGAGGGGCGGAGGCGGCCGCGGAGGTTAATATACTCCTACAAGGGCAGGGCAGGAGGAAGAGGGTTTGCTCTCTTCGCTCCTTTCCTCTTTTGTTTGCTCTAGTCGTGGGTAGATTTTTCTCCTTGTTTTGGGTTTACTAGCagaattgcccgtgcgttgcaccgggaaaaTAAATTATGTTTTCATCTGTAATAACAGGTTTAAAGATATAGGGGATCTACTTGTAAAAATGCAAGTATGATAAGATCTTTTTAAAAAACAGGGGAAAAATCGGCATTTTTATTGATAGAGAAGAAATTGAATGAGAAAATAGTGAATCCACTTTACTACATGGTTGGTCTGATTCTTTTCAGATTAGATGTGCGAGGTGTGCGGGAGCATGTGTTGGAGCCGCCGAAAAATATATATTATTTCTGCGGAACTTGGCATATCATTTTGTATCCACTCACATAATATTGTATATTTTTAAAACATTGAAATATCACTCTTGATTTTATTAAAAATGTTGTCTGCCCTCTAAAACACCAAAGGGTTAATTTTGTTGATATTTTTAGGCTTCAATGCTTCGTATACATCACCCACAAGAAATGGGTATGACATCCAGGCAGATGTGTAGCCAGAAATTTTGGCATGGCGCGGTCTCGTATAGCACATGCCGCCTACAATACTCGTTGGCGCGTGTGCACGCAGAAGTGAAAACACCTGAGATGCAGAATTTGGATGTGCGATTCATCAAGGGAAAAAAGGCAAATCGTTGCTTGCAGAATTATATCGCTCCATTACAGTGGAGGAGGAGACTGCGAGCGCCTCGTTCTGGCCAGCAGCTCCGGCGACGGCGCatgggaagaacaagaagggcggGGGCTCTTTCTTGCTGGGTCTCGTCGCAAAATCCCTCCGGCTATTCCGTGCTCCGACAGCGCGCCATCCCCATCTTCGCCCCTCTCGGACGCATCTTCCGTGCTCCGACTTCGACCGGCGCACACTGATTCCAACACCATGTGTGAGCTTCTTGTCCTTCTCTGAAATTCCATCTCTGCCTCGCGCagcccaccgattccaaggcacaTTGATTATTTCCAATCTGATTGGGTCTTATCTTAGATCAAACGATGGCGCTGCTGGTTGTTCTTTTCCAAGGCGGCTTGTTAGTTCCTACAATAATTAGCATATATAAAGCGGTGAAACTCGATCTAACCAAGCGATGTGGGACTATTAGAAACAAAACATCCAGACATGGCTGCCTTTGTGTTCCCGTGGTGGGACTATCGAGGTATAATCCCGTGGCTATGGTAGCTTTTGGACCGGACGCACTTCGTGAGGAGCTTGCGGCCCATGAATGCATACCAGGCCAAAAAAAACACAGCAACGTGGACGGCAACGTGGACGGTTACCCTGGCGAGATATTTTTTGAGATGGGCCCAGGAAGGATTAGAGATAGCACGACGGACAAAGAACCCACACCGCGAGCCATCGGGTATGATCGGTAGGAGCGAACCATAAGCGGTGGCAACCACAGTAATTTCGTTTGATAAATATAGGCAAttaaaaaacggacgaaaaaaaggggagaaaccttccgtcctttattagtaggtatagatagATAGGAAAcaagcccgtgcgttgcaccaggACAGGAAAAATCGCATTAAAGCCGCACAAAATTTATGGTTGTTACAGTAATGACATGTCACAAAAACCTAATAATTTTGACATGTCATGGCGCGCTCCTTGGTTAGGcgcgcctcctccgcctccttgaTGTAAGTTGCTACGAAACCAAAACAATATTAGTTTAGATAGTGCATGGTCAAGTTAAATGTTCAAATGGAAGCCTTTTAGTTTTTGAAGAAGACATTAGTTTCTAGAGTGGGATCAAACGTTGAACTAACACCAAAGGAAAATAAACCAAGAGATTAACATTAACTAATTTAGCTTGAAAGATGTTTAATTTTAATGATTATTTGTGAAGAGTCGGGCATACATTTTTAATATTTTTACCAAATGTACAATACTTCCACCAGACAAAGTTCACAATTGCATCCAAAGATAGTGGCAGCCAAAGATTGTTAAAGCTAAAGGGAATATATTTCGGGAGAAGCACGAAAAGTAGGTTCTTGTCGATACAACTGCGGTGTGTTCATAAATAGCAAAATTCAGTATACCCGCGACGGATTCCATGTCCTTCGGCGGAGGACTTGAGATGCGGGGGTGACACTAAGGCCTTCTATTAAAGCTACTTGGTTTGCTTGTCAAGTTAGACACACTTCAAAAATACTGAAACCCATTATCTTCTCTTCTTTTCCATCATGGTCCATAAGAGTGTAGCTACGCGGCCCATTATGGCCCGAGCGGGTACAGTTTGGAAGGATGAAACTAACCATACGATGCTAACCCGTGTCAGTGCTGTAATTTTGTCAGCAAAACAGGGGTAcgtgaaagtttcttttctttttgcaagATCGTGTCTCAGTCTCTAAATCCTCATTTTCTCCCAATAACCAGGACTTTTTTATAATGCCTAGATTCACGCTCTTTTTTTGCAAAAGAGATTCATGCTTTTGATTGTACGGTGGAGAAGAAAAATCGGCGTATTCACCATGGCATTGGTCAGTACTGACAACAAGATCCATCTACCACGACGTACTTGTACTTGCTGTGTGGTTTGGAAACTCCAGTCTGTAGCTGCAGCGATTTCAGAACTCGAGGTTTTTCTCATATGCACCACAATACAGTATTAGACCACATATTATCCTACCTGTGCAATCCAGAACAGATCTTATCTAATATATAccaccagttcaaaaaaaaaaaagaacagaTCTTGTTGACTAACTGAAGAAATACATCGGCAGTTCGCACTGAATATGGAGAATCAGGTGGCTATCCCTGTCGTGGA
This region of Lolium perenne isolate Kyuss_39 chromosome 2, Kyuss_2.0, whole genome shotgun sequence genomic DNA includes:
- the LOC127332695 gene encoding exportin-T, which encodes MDDLEKAILLASDSPAAAGASPAIREEALAFCARARDESPPSSLLRLCLSGLASSPHAHVHFWCLQSLHDALLRRRIALPDDLALLRSSLLSLASSSNAASPTFLRNKLAQLISLLVRLDYPHVYPSYFLDLLPPSPPHSGPTDMFARVLISIDDDLLSQDYPRSADETADAGRVKDAMRAQCVPQIARHWHDAAGSLRALDPPTAAVALDAARRCISWIDVALVANDVFVPLLFDIALSPGTAAPLAAAAAGCLSAVAAKRMDARAKVALLRSLLSAQQGLGSPDSGLKMATLVTTYAAEALECYRKLGPGDADGAAALEMLEQVLPAVFSAAESAYDDDVDSGSVLDFLAGYVSTMKAPSEKQLGHLGRILEVVRQQMLYDPVYRGHLDVLDKIGKEEEDLMAEQRKDLVALFRNICKVAPAATQQFIKGLLVTALSSAEATVEDIEVTLTLFYRLGEIVGEEEIRTGTGLLGELVPMLLSARFPCHTHRLVASVYLETVTRYIKFMQENVQYVPHLLAAFLDERGIHHQNSIVSRRAGYLFMKAVKLLKAKLVPYLDTILQTLEDVLGQFTAMDWANKEAKFSSSEDGSQIFEAVGLLIGIEELSPEKQVQCLTALLNPLCHQIESLVVGAKTQGLEESSPRAMSLQQIVVALNMLTKGFNERLVMVSRPTIGVMFKKTLDVVLQILVSFPNVKPLRSKVISFLHRMIEILGISVLPCIPVALRQLLVDNEAKDMVEFLVLINQIICKFNSSASGILEDVFPTIASRLSVILSQDAFSTGPAGNTEEMRELQELQRTLYTFLHGMVTHDLSMILLAPTCTQYLETIMQLLLYTSCSHKDILLRKACVQIFIRLIKDWCTTSKADDKLPGFRVFMIEKFATGCCLYSVLDKSFNLRDANTLVLFGEIVMAQKIMYERFGEDFVVNFVAKGLPEAHCPPDLAEQYYQKLQGNDTKAFRSFYQSLIEKIRQQQNGSLVFR